From Solwaraspora sp. WMMD1047, the proteins below share one genomic window:
- a CDS encoding ALF repeat-containing protein: protein MRWKIPAGILMALAFVVPAAPAAAQPESPGYDESCQIVERKVYQDVRELLTLDLDTADDAEVEALAQQLLAMAEADALPVLSRELQERSDSVADLREFLRSDVRAAWTADLRITVTRTLTDAGTNVRAAADEALRAGTIDAYLAYLNDGLYAARELDCATQPSPTPGATTPAPTPTSSASPGASDGAGGGLPVTGADTGTVAVIGAVLLLLGGAGYLIGRRRRSRFVA from the coding sequence ATGCGTTGGAAGATTCCGGCCGGCATCCTCATGGCGCTGGCCTTCGTCGTTCCGGCGGCACCGGCGGCGGCCCAGCCCGAATCACCCGGGTACGACGAGTCCTGCCAGATCGTCGAACGCAAGGTTTACCAGGACGTCCGCGAGCTCCTGACCCTCGACCTGGACACCGCCGACGACGCTGAGGTCGAGGCGCTGGCCCAACAGCTCCTCGCCATGGCCGAGGCCGACGCGCTGCCCGTCCTGTCGCGCGAGCTGCAGGAGCGGTCGGACAGCGTTGCCGATCTGCGGGAGTTCCTGAGGTCGGACGTGCGGGCCGCCTGGACGGCGGATCTGCGGATCACGGTGACCCGGACGCTGACGGACGCCGGCACCAACGTGCGGGCGGCCGCAGACGAGGCGCTCAGGGCCGGCACCATCGACGCCTACCTGGCCTACCTGAACGACGGCCTGTACGCCGCGCGTGAGCTCGACTGCGCGACCCAGCCCAGTCCGACGCCGGGCGCGACGACCCCCGCGCCGACCCCCACCTCGTCGGCCAGCCCGGGCGCTTCCGACGGCGCGGGCGGCGGCCTCCCCGTGACCGGTGCCGACACCGGGACCGTGGCGGTCATCGGTGCCGTCCTGCTGCTCCTCGGCGGCGCCGGCTACCTGATCGGACGCCGCCGCCGTTCCCGCTTCGTGGCATAG